One Sphingomonas sp. FARSPH DNA segment encodes these proteins:
- a CDS encoding flagellar basal body P-ring protein FlgI — protein sequence MTIRALFLSLAMLLFAASPAHADRIKDLGGFQGIRANQLTGYGVVVGLPGTGDDNLEYTVQSLKAVASRFGLQLPPGVNPGMKNAAVVMVTAELPPFAKPGQRLDITVASMGKAKSLRGGSLVLTPLLGADGQIYAMAQGNLAVGGLGAEGADGSKIVVNVPSVGRIPEGASVERTVATGFDTAPRLTFNLQRADFTTAQNVAAAINKTLGFGTAEAIDAVSVAVRAPPGADVRAALMSTIENLDVVAAEPPAKVIVNARTGTVVISSAVRVGPAAVTHGKLTVRIDENQKISQPAPFSQGQTAVQQRSNIAVEEEKKPMFLLAPGPKLADVVKAVNAIGASPADLVAILEALKEAGSLKAELIVL from the coding sequence ATGACCATCCGAGCGCTCTTCCTCAGCCTGGCGATGCTGCTGTTCGCAGCGAGCCCCGCCCATGCCGACCGGATCAAGGATCTGGGCGGGTTCCAGGGCATCCGTGCCAACCAGCTGACGGGATACGGCGTCGTCGTCGGCCTGCCGGGCACGGGCGACGACAATCTGGAATATACCGTCCAGTCGCTCAAGGCCGTCGCCTCGCGCTTCGGGCTGCAGCTGCCGCCGGGCGTCAATCCGGGCATGAAGAACGCCGCGGTGGTGATGGTCACCGCCGAACTGCCGCCCTTCGCCAAGCCCGGCCAGCGGCTCGACATCACCGTCGCCTCGATGGGCAAGGCGAAGTCCTTGCGCGGCGGCAGCCTGGTGCTGACGCCGCTGCTCGGCGCGGACGGCCAGATCTATGCGATGGCGCAGGGCAATCTCGCGGTCGGCGGCCTCGGCGCGGAGGGCGCGGACGGGTCGAAGATCGTCGTCAACGTCCCCTCCGTCGGCCGCATTCCCGAAGGCGCGAGCGTCGAACGCACCGTCGCCACCGGCTTCGACACCGCGCCGCGGCTGACCTTCAACCTGCAGCGCGCCGATTTCACGACCGCGCAGAACGTCGCCGCCGCGATCAACAAGACGCTCGGTTTCGGCACCGCGGAGGCGATCGACGCCGTATCTGTCGCGGTGCGCGCGCCGCCGGGGGCGGACGTGCGCGCCGCACTGATGTCGACGATCGAGAACCTCGACGTCGTCGCCGCAGAGCCGCCCGCAAAAGTAATCGTAAATGCGCGCACCGGAACGGTCGTTATATCCTCTGCGGTCAGGGTGGGTCCTGCCGCGGTGACGCACGGCAAGCTGACCGTGCGCATCGACGAGAACCAGAAGATCAGCCAGCCCGCGCCGTTCAGCCAGGGCCAGACCGCGGTGCAGCAACGCTCCAACATCGCGGTCGAGGAGGAGAAGAAGCCGATGTTCCTGCTCGCGCCCGGACCCAAACTCGCCGATGTGGTGAAGGCGGTCAACGCGATCGGTGCGTCGCCGGCGGACCTCGTCGCGATCCTCGAGGCGCTGAAGGAAGCCGGCAGCCTCAAGGCGGAGCTGATCGTCCTGTGA